Proteins encoded in a region of the Nicotiana tomentosiformis chromosome 9, ASM39032v3, whole genome shotgun sequence genome:
- the LOC138898774 gene encoding uncharacterized protein yields MNIVEDVQPMSNEEYKEEKYVNNLQGGYQIQNYQGSEQQHQWRSYPQGNQQWKNNQGGSNQGNWSNNTNNFVNRSSNPYVLPKGKYSKSPHWKESSSSDSKLENMLERVLQNQERSDTLMKNMTDLVGSHTASIQKLEMQMRDFSREQSPKQKGTLPNDTIANPKGSGSGPTSHFERTPKKVKAQDVSREEVEEKVIEAPKPLVVIPRPPPPFPQGLARRVDDSKLEKFYDILKQLSENISFVEVFQEMPSFAMYLKDLITKIKTTKNEVVSVTHRVSSIIATIFVRKKENPGAFTIPCIIGLHDSAKALCDNGASINLMPLAIYKQAVSRIPRPTKIPIILGRPFLATERALMDSKINEIKFRVNDEEVTFQASKGMKLPNEYESIFVIDVIEVVEDAVEVNMEEECLAEALSAIVMNFDGEDIEGYVEMVNALEGMGSYIYAPKKISLDLENRATAPAKPSIIEPLQLELKPLPPHLRLNTYLRP; encoded by the exons ATGAATATTGTGGAAGATGTGCAACCAATGTCAAATGAGGaatacaaagaagaaaaatatgttAACAATTTACAAGGAGGATATCAAATACAAAATTACCAAGGATCAGAACAACAACACCAATGGAGATCTTACCCGCAAGGTAACCAACAATGGAAAAACAACCAAGGTGGTtctaatcaaggaaattggagtaacAACACCAACAATTTTGTTAACCGGAGTTCAAACCCATATGTTCTACCAAAGGGGAAATATTCTAAATCTCCACATTGGAAGGAGAGTTCTTCAAGTGATTCCAAGTTGGAAAACATGCTTGAAAGAGTATTGCAAAATCAAGAGAGGTCCGACACTTTGATGAAAAATATGACCGATCTTGTGGGTTCTCATACCGCATCTATTCAAAAGTTGGAGATGCAAATGAGGGATTTCTCAAGAGAACAAAGCCCGAAGCAAAAAGGCACACTCCCAAATGATACAATTGCAAATCCAAAAGGTAGTGGGAGTGGCCCAACATCTCATT TTGAAAGAACCCCGAAGAAGGTGAAAGCTCAAGATGTGAGCCGTGAAGAGGTTGAGGAAAAAGTAATAGAGGCACCAAAACCTCTAGTAGTGATTCCTAGACCTCCTCCTCCATTTCCTCAAGGACTAGCTAGAAGGGTTGATGATAGCAAACTTGAGAAGTTCTATgacatcctaaagcaattatcggAAAACATTTCATTTGTGGAAGTGTTTCAAGAGATGCCCAGTTTTGCTATGTACTTGAAGGACTTGATCACTAAAATAAAAACAACCAAGAATGAAGTGGTGAGTGTCACCCACCGGGTTAGCTCTATCATTGCAACAATTTTCGTCCGAAAGAAAGAGAATCCGGGGGCTTTCACCATTCCATGCATTATTGGATTGCATGACTCTGCAAAGGCTCTTTGTGATAATGGGGCTAGCATCAACTTAATGCCTCTTGCTATCTATAAGCAAGCGGTATCGAGAATTCCTAGGCCTACaa AGATCCCTATCATCTTGGGGAGACCATTCCTTGCTACCGAGAGAGCACTCATGGACTCAAAAATAAATGAGATTAAATTCCGGGTTAATGACGAAGAAGTTACCTTTCAAGCAAGTAAGGGTATGAAATTGCCAAACGAATATGAGAGTATCTTTGTCATTGATGTTATTGAGGTGGTAGAGGATGCTGTTGAGGTAAATATGGAAGAAGAATGCCTTGCTGAGGCATTGTCGGCAATAGTGATGAATTTTGATGGTGAAGACATAGAAGGATATGTGGAAATGGTGAATGCATTGGAAGGGATGGGATCCTACATTTATGCACCAAAGAAGATTTCTCTTGACTTGGAGAATAGAGCCACTGCTCCCGCTAAGCCTTCAATCATCGAGCCTCTACAACTTGAGCTCAAGCCACTTCCGCCACACTTAAG GTTGAACACTTATTTGAGACCTTGA